One Actinomadura viridis genomic region harbors:
- a CDS encoding carbohydrate ABC transporter permease gives MTLSTQERRDGTRRPWSRIAPVSGRRFRQARVGLLFVAPMLLLFIVFRFVPTAGAFLLSLTDYSLSGEWSFIGVDNYTRLAGDDLFREALIVTLTYVVVFVPLTVLLSLGTALLLHQVVWGRGFFRGVFFLPYVTSIVLAAVIWKWIYDAEDGLLNGLLGLVSAGPVDFLGRAGAVLPSIAVTSAWKGFGYSMLILLAGLQSIPRSFTEAAMIDGAGAWQRFRHITLPLLRPVLFFVLVIETIQAFQVFDAMYVMTGGGPVRASYSLVYLLYDSGFKFFDFGYASAIGLMLFAVVLVVSLVQRRFVGRED, from the coding sequence GTGACTCTGTCCACCCAGGAACGGCGGGACGGGACGCGGCGCCCGTGGTCCCGGATCGCGCCGGTCTCCGGGAGACGCTTCCGGCAGGCCCGCGTCGGGCTGCTCTTCGTCGCCCCCATGCTCCTGCTGTTCATCGTGTTCCGGTTCGTGCCGACCGCGGGCGCGTTCCTGCTGTCGCTGACCGACTACAGCCTCAGCGGCGAGTGGTCGTTCATCGGCGTCGACAACTACACGCGGCTCGCGGGCGACGACCTCTTCCGCGAGGCTCTGATCGTCACCCTCACCTACGTGGTGGTCTTCGTTCCCCTCACGGTGCTGCTCTCGCTGGGCACGGCGCTGCTGCTGCACCAGGTGGTGTGGGGGCGGGGCTTCTTCCGCGGCGTGTTCTTCCTGCCGTACGTCACCAGCATCGTGCTCGCCGCCGTGATCTGGAAGTGGATCTACGACGCCGAGGACGGCCTGCTGAACGGGCTGCTCGGCCTGGTCTCCGCCGGGCCGGTGGACTTCCTCGGACGGGCCGGGGCGGTGCTGCCGTCGATCGCGGTGACCTCGGCGTGGAAGGGCTTCGGCTACTCGATGCTGATCCTGCTGGCCGGGCTCCAGTCGATCCCGCGCTCCTTCACCGAGGCGGCGATGATCGACGGCGCGGGCGCGTGGCAGCGGTTCCGCCACATCACGCTGCCGCTGCTGCGGCCGGTCCTTTTCTTCGTGCTGGTGATCGAGACCATCCAGGCGTTCCAGGTCTTCGACGCCATGTACGTGATGACCGGCGGCGGGCCGGTACGGGCGAGTTACTCGCTGGTGTACCTGCTGTACGACTCCGGCTTCAAGTTCTTCGACTTCGGTTACGCCAGCGCGATCGGACTGATGCTCTTCGCGGTCGTGCTGGTCGTCTCACTCGTGCAGCGCCGGTTCGTCGGGCGGGAGGACTGA